One part of the Halobacteriovorax vibrionivorans genome encodes these proteins:
- a CDS encoding DUF2786 domain-containing protein has product MFIYNENTQLFIKKVRLKARDIFAGMGLELKRSRLHYKGVMYPLSFVVNESDKVLGFYDPLIYQIGINKCFMTMNDEELLENVLKHEIAHFMVHVTCGISEQAHGVEFRNIFKRYAWNQDFSKSQINLAAYTKTSNQVTQKIQKLLELAKSDNEFEAKLAARKANDLIAKHNLEKVRLTNFTRNEIDMRELEDTYVKRVASFKRRNLLHDCLYDILKEFSVAPVFSSGRGGGYLEVIGAKENVEAAHYIYDYTTQAMNGLWLQAKKSSNLKGVRAKNTYFKSFTKSFLQELKKSQQQHISSRELVHLNGLTSAHRNRVYPRVSSQSSQSSSFDPKAWSLGNKAGKSFKIGKGINGKASTKLITY; this is encoded by the coding sequence ATGTTTATATATAATGAAAATACCCAATTATTTATAAAGAAAGTTCGTCTCAAGGCCCGTGATATTTTTGCGGGCATGGGACTTGAGCTCAAAAGAAGTCGCCTGCATTATAAGGGTGTTATGTATCCCCTATCTTTTGTGGTTAATGAATCAGATAAAGTCTTGGGCTTCTACGATCCACTTATATACCAAATTGGAATTAATAAGTGCTTTATGACCATGAATGATGAAGAGCTCTTAGAAAATGTTCTAAAGCACGAAATAGCTCACTTTATGGTACACGTAACGTGTGGCATAAGTGAACAAGCACATGGCGTTGAATTTCGAAATATCTTTAAAAGATATGCATGGAATCAGGACTTTTCAAAATCACAGATTAATCTAGCTGCTTACACAAAGACTAGTAACCAAGTTACTCAAAAAATTCAAAAGCTACTTGAACTTGCTAAATCTGATAACGAATTTGAGGCCAAGCTTGCAGCAAGAAAGGCCAATGATCTTATTGCAAAACACAATCTAGAAAAAGTAAGACTTACTAATTTCACTCGCAATGAGATCGATATGCGTGAGCTTGAAGACACCTATGTTAAAAGAGTCGCCTCATTTAAAAGACGAAACCTCTTACATGATTGCCTCTATGATATTCTAAAAGAGTTTTCAGTTGCACCTGTATTTAGCAGTGGCCGTGGTGGTGGCTATCTTGAAGTTATCGGCGCAAAGGAAAATGTCGAAGCGGCCCATTATATTTATGACTACACTACACAGGCCATGAACGGACTTTGGCTTCAAGCTAAGAAGTCATCTAACCTTAAAGGTGTTCGAGCTAAGAATACGTACTTTAAAAGCTTCACAAAATCCTTTCTACAAGAATTAAAGAAATCTCAACAACAACATATTAGCTCTCGTGAGCTCGTCCACTTAAATGGCCTAACTTCGGCCCATCGCAATCGTGTCTATCCTCGCGTTAGCTCTCAATCGAGCCAATCTTCAAGCTTTGATCCAAAGGCCTGGAGCCTAGGTAATAAAGCGGGAAAGTCATTTAAAATTGGCAAAGGCATTAATGGCAAAGCCTCCACAAAATTAATAACTTACTGA
- a CDS encoding succinate dehydrogenase/fumarate reductase iron-sulfur subunit, producing the protein MTLHLKIWRQKNREDKGQMADYTLENVSPDASFLEMLDQLNEELIPQGIEPVAFDHDCREGICGMCSLMINGQAHGPEAETTTCQLHMRKFSDGDTIVIEPFRARAFPVEKDLMVDRSAFDEIIAAGGFISVNTGNAQDANAILVPKENADLAMDAAACIGCGACVASCKNASAMLFVSAKVSQMALLPQGQAEASQRVQNMVKKMDDLGFGNCTNEAECEASCPKGIEITNIARMNRELLKAAVVSQTTPKV; encoded by the coding sequence ATGACTTTACATTTAAAGATCTGGCGTCAAAAAAACCGTGAAGACAAAGGTCAAATGGCGGATTACACACTAGAGAATGTATCTCCAGATGCTTCTTTTCTAGAAATGCTAGATCAACTTAACGAAGAACTAATCCCACAAGGAATTGAGCCGGTAGCTTTCGACCACGATTGTCGTGAAGGTATCTGTGGTATGTGTTCACTAATGATTAACGGTCAGGCCCACGGGCCAGAAGCTGAAACAACAACTTGTCAGCTTCACATGAGAAAGTTTTCTGACGGTGATACGATTGTAATCGAGCCATTTAGAGCAAGAGCTTTCCCAGTAGAAAAAGACCTTATGGTTGATAGAAGTGCATTTGATGAAATCATCGCTGCTGGTGGATTTATCTCAGTAAATACTGGTAACGCTCAAGATGCAAATGCTATCCTAGTTCCTAAAGAAAACGCTGACCTTGCAATGGATGCAGCTGCTTGTATCGGTTGTGGTGCATGTGTTGCTTCTTGTAAGAATGCTTCTGCAATGCTTTTCGTTTCAGCAAAAGTTTCGCAAATGGCACTTCTTCCACAAGGACAAGCAGAAGCTTCTCAACGTGTTCAAAACATGGTTAAGAAGATGGATGATCTTGGATTTGGTAACTGTACTAACGAAGCAGAATGTGAAGCATCATGTCCAAAAGGAATTGAGATCACAAATATCGCTCGTATGAACAGAGAGCTTCTAAAAGCTGCTGTTGTTTCTCAAACGACACCAAAAGTATAA
- a CDS encoding 4Fe-4S cluster-binding domain-containing protein, with protein MEFLINDIYRATEGEGVFVGRSQVFVRFQGCNIGCVNCDSMDTWSFDIESTSLNTIFERILEESYQGKINWISITGGDPLHPKHVPSVVELTKFLKSRGFKINLEAAGTRVVDEVFDLLDYISYDLKTPSTGVRTRLSLIEKMAQQYPNRFQMKAVIADRKDFEYTLSAYRELESKLGNIEFPWVLTPCYEPSEEFPMQRFIDIQEWNQIEGGPFRVIGQQHKWIFGADKKSV; from the coding sequence ATGGAATTTTTAATTAACGATATTTATCGCGCTACAGAAGGTGAGGGAGTCTTTGTCGGACGCTCACAAGTCTTTGTGCGTTTTCAAGGATGTAATATCGGTTGTGTTAATTGCGACTCTATGGACACCTGGAGTTTTGATATTGAGAGCACTTCTCTTAATACAATCTTTGAAAGAATTCTTGAAGAGAGTTATCAAGGTAAAATTAATTGGATTTCTATTACTGGTGGTGATCCTCTTCATCCTAAACACGTTCCAAGCGTTGTGGAGCTTACAAAGTTTTTAAAATCGAGAGGTTTTAAAATTAATCTTGAGGCCGCTGGAACTCGAGTTGTTGACGAGGTTTTTGATCTTCTTGACTATATCTCTTATGACCTAAAAACTCCTTCAACAGGTGTTAGAACACGTCTGTCACTTATCGAAAAGATGGCACAGCAATATCCTAATCGCTTTCAAATGAAGGCCGTGATTGCTGATCGAAAGGATTTTGAATACACATTAAGCGCTTATCGCGAACTTGAATCAAAGCTTGGTAATATTGAATTTCCTTGGGTTTTGACTCCTTGTTATGAGCCAAGTGAAGAATTTCCTATGCAGCGATTTATCGATATTCAAGAATGGAATCAAATCGAAGGTGGTCCTTTCCGAGTTATTGGACAACAGCATAAGTGGATTTTTGGCGCAGATAAGAAAAGTGTCTAA
- a CDS encoding redoxin domain-containing protein: MKLLIAILLTSLTFALSPGEKAPEFILMNQKGELVSLENLKGRRIVLEWYNEGCPFVRKHYDSKNMQETQTFALRHGYTWLTINSSNVGKQGYIEDSEAAKKRLKAEGSRAQHFLLDTKGVTGRLYNAKTTPEIFIINEQGRIDYMGGIDSIPSADKSDIQKAENYVKTAIKEIAKGEKVSTAKTKPYGCSVKY, translated from the coding sequence ATGAAGTTACTTATAGCAATATTACTCACATCCCTAACTTTCGCCCTCTCTCCAGGAGAGAAAGCTCCTGAATTTATTTTAATGAATCAAAAAGGAGAGCTCGTCTCACTTGAGAACTTAAAAGGCCGAAGAATTGTCCTTGAATGGTATAACGAAGGTTGTCCATTTGTTCGTAAACATTATGATTCAAAGAATATGCAAGAGACTCAAACGTTTGCATTGAGACATGGCTACACATGGCTGACAATTAATTCTTCAAATGTAGGAAAACAAGGATATATAGAGGACTCTGAAGCGGCAAAGAAGCGCTTAAAAGCAGAAGGATCTAGAGCGCAACACTTTCTACTTGATACGAAAGGAGTCACTGGTCGACTCTATAATGCGAAAACGACACCAGAGATTTTCATTATCAATGAGCAGGGAAGAATCGACTATATGGGCGGGATTGACAGTATCCCATCGGCCGATAAAAGCGATATTCAAAAAGCCGAAAACTATGTTAAAACAGCTATAAAAGAGATTGCTAAGGGAGAGAAGGTCTCAACGGCAAAAACTAAACCATATGGATGTAGCGTTAAATACTAA
- a CDS encoding globin family protein, with protein sequence MKNQEESIKLIEKVTRSFYQKAINDVFIGYHFRKLTSNNGPISNIEDFNEHLKSINAFWQAQLLGIKLPKGAHHLLSAHEYLKIRKGELGRWVILFKQTLEENRSEDPKFINIWEHKIDTFKVGFEKYFFEG encoded by the coding sequence ATGAAAAATCAGGAAGAAAGTATTAAGTTAATCGAGAAAGTTACTCGGTCTTTTTATCAAAAGGCCATAAATGACGTTTTCATTGGTTATCACTTTCGTAAATTAACTTCAAACAACGGGCCGATCTCAAATATTGAAGACTTCAACGAGCATCTAAAATCAATAAATGCCTTTTGGCAGGCCCAATTACTTGGAATAAAATTACCTAAAGGGGCCCATCACCTCTTATCGGCCCACGAATATTTAAAGATTCGAAAGGGAGAGCTAGGTCGATGGGTAATATTATTTAAACAAACACTAGAGGAAAATCGATCTGAAGATCCAAAATTTATTAATATTTGGGAACATAAGATTGATACTTTTAAAGTAGGCTTTGAAAAGTATTTTTTTGAGGGATAG
- a CDS encoding TraR/DksA family transcriptional regulator has protein sequence MKRANSYLSDKQIAALKDALLADKERILNKNSEKEQYCMDKNELLDPLDEAVANVQTSQEIRFRNRENFYVKKINKALQKIEKGEYGLCDECDIEIGYDRLMARNTAELCIACKEEAEHEEKSNVYLKRSKSLGKTIAEIGKR, from the coding sequence ATGAAAAGAGCAAACTCGTATCTATCGGACAAGCAAATAGCTGCACTAAAAGATGCACTACTTGCTGACAAAGAAAGAATTCTTAACAAAAACAGTGAGAAAGAGCAGTATTGCATGGACAAGAATGAACTACTTGATCCTCTGGATGAGGCAGTAGCAAATGTCCAAACTTCGCAGGAAATTCGTTTCAGAAATCGTGAGAACTTCTACGTAAAGAAAATCAATAAAGCACTTCAAAAAATTGAAAAAGGCGAATATGGCCTTTGTGATGAGTGTGATATTGAAATCGGTTACGATCGCCTTATGGCAAGAAATACAGCAGAGCTTTGTATTGCATGTAAAGAAGAAGCTGAGCATGAAGAGAAATCAAATGTTTATCTAAAGCGTTCGAAATCTCTTGGAAAAACAATTGCTGAAATTGGAAAAAGATAA